tgttgaCAGTCGTTAATTCCTAAGCCCGGATTTGTTTGTGTGTGAATTTAAGTTAATGGGTTGTTGTTAGTActtggtagtggtggtggtcgTGGCCTTGCCCTTCATGGACAtgtttttcaatatattttttttttctgtgaatTTCTACtgtattttggtaattaatgTTGTTGCTTGAATATGAATATTTATAATAGGTTTAATACAATCACCACTACTAGAAGTATCTCTAATTTTCATGAGATGAGGAGAGCAGTATTGAGATATACATTTTGACGGAAcctccaaaatattttcaaaaatgccATCTGGGTTTCACTGTTTTTTTTGTAGATAAGCTTTGGCTTTGGGGAAATTTGTTTCTATTAATATAGTTGTCTAACTTGGTAAGTGCTATGCTTATATGTCTTTTGGAGATTAATATATATGCCTTTTGGGGATATTCAGATTTGCTTAGGAATTCTGAATCATGGGAACTATTTGCCTATGTCATAACATGCCACCAATTAATTAATTCGCTAATTTAGAAGAATAAAACTTTATTCACAGTGATATGATCTTTTGTCCTTAAGTAATTGTGTTCTAATTCTTAACCAAATTATTTGACCCATGAAAATTAAggctatttcttttttccttgtgTTTCAAATCTACATGAAGTTGCAAGAAAGTTGAATTCAAAGGCATCATATGGTAaggtatttcttttttaaatttttttattttaatctttatttagtTAGATCTGAACACAAAAAACTACTCCTGCATATATACACTTATggtagtgtgtatatatattgcacatttttatatgaaattgttGCTACTTTGTAAACGGCTCTTATTCAAGAATTGTGTATCTCTTCTTATTTTGGTGAGTCTCTATTGAGTAAATTAAGAAATCTACTATCTTCCTTAGACAGTTTGGATCCTCCCAAAGCATGTACAAACAGAGTTATATAATCCTATGAATTGCACGGATTAGCAACTAGTCTCaatgaataaacaaaaatttatagattcaacataaacaaattttcaaagaatgttTAAAATTCTACGCATTCAGGCAACTTAAATAATTTACATAATGTTGTATTTTCGaagtatgtaattttttttaagaactttcaaaattttgcatgttcaaagtacaatatttttcaaagaatatttaaaattcTACGCATTTAAAGAAAATGAACACTATTACTCAAagaatttacataattttgtacGTTCATAgtacataatttttcaaagaacATACACAATTCTACACTTTcaacatacacaattttttttaattgttgagaATTCAGCGCATTCAACAAACACTATTACACAAgatttacataattttatatgttCGAAATaagcaattttgaaaattttacacaCTCAACGAACACTATGACTTAAAgattttacataattttgtacatttgaaatacataattttttgaagaacaTACACAATTCTGCATGTTGAATGTACATcacatttcaaaaaaatgttgaaaatgcTACGCATATAACGAACtctattactaaaaaaatttacataattttgtatGTTCAAAGAactcaagtttttgaaaaactctcaaaattttGCACAAttgatgtacacaatttttaaaaaggaGGTTGTTAATTATGCACATTCAACGAACATTATTTCTCAAATAATTTACCTAATTTTGTACGTTTGAAGAACACAATTTTTCGATAAATGTATGCAATTTTACACGTTCAACGAAAACAGTATTTAGAAGAGTGCACATTGTTCCTTatattcaatgtacacaatattTCAAAGAATGTACAAAAATCTATAGATTCagcatacaaaattttttaaataatgtttaaaattcTACGCATTCAAGTAACACTAGCActcaaataatttcaataatattGTACTTTCGAAGTATGCAACTTTTGAAGAATGCTcaaaattttacacattcatcgcacaattttttttcaaagaatgttGAATATTCCGCACATTCAACGAATACTATTACTCAAagaatttacataattttgtacGTTTTAAGTATACAATTTTTTCGAAGAACAGTCAAATTTCTACACAATTAGTGtatacaatttttcaaagaatgttGAAAATTCCGTACATTCGATGAACACCATTGCTTAAagaatttacataattttgaaTGTTCGAAGTATGCAATTTTTTGATGGGCATACACAATTCTGCACCTTCAAAGAACACAATTTTTAGAAAAGTGTACATTGTTTCTTATATTTAACATGCACAATATTTcaatgaatgtaaaaaaaatctatagattcaacatacacaatttttcaaagaatgttTAAAATTCTGTGCATTCAAGGGACACTAGTACTCAAATAATTTACATAAAGTTGTACTTTcgatatataaatttttttgaagaatgcTCAAAATTCCGCTCGTTCAacttacaaaattttccaaGGAATGTTGAAAATTAACTGTATTCAACGAACACTATTATTCAAagaatttacataattttgtatattcaaagtacgcaatttttctaaaaaggtacaaaattttgcatgttcaacaaacaaaaattttcaaagaatatttaaaattttacgtATTCAACGAACAGaattactcaaataatttacttaattttatACATTCAAAATACACAATTTCTTGAAGAACGTACACAATTCTGTAATTCAATgtacacattaaaaaaaaaaatgttgaaaattaaGCGTATTCGATGAACTCTATTACTCAAAGCATTTACAGAATTTTGTGCATTTGAAATACGTAAATTTTTGAAGAATGTACAAAATTATGAACATTCAACgaacacaaattttcaaagaattttgaaaattttgcgcACTCAATGAACATTATGACTTTAAAgattttacataattttgtacATTAGAAGTATGTAATTTACGAAAAACATACACAATTCTACATGGcgaatatacacaatttttcaaaaaaatggtgaaaattcTATGCATATGAACTCTATTACTCAAagaatttacataattttgtacAAAATGCTATTTTTGAAAACTCTCAAAATTCCGCAAAATCAATGTaaacaagttttaaaagaaGATTGAAAATTATGTGCATTCAACGAACGCTATTACTCGaagaatttatataattttttacattCAAAGTACACAATTCAACGAATATACAAAAATCTATAGATTCAACacacaatttttgaaagaaTGTTTAAAATTATATGCATCCAAGGAACACTAGTAATCAAATAATTTACATAATGTTGTACTTTCAAAGTACgcaatttttttaagaacacTAAAAATTATTGATGTTCAACATACAAAACTTTTCTAAGAATGTTGAAAATTCCGCTCATTGAATGAGACACTATCACCCAAAGATTTCACAAAATTTTGTACGTTCAAAGTATGCATTTTTCAAAGAATGGCCAAATTTCTACACgattaatgtacacaattttttcaaagaatgttcaaaattatataaactCAATGAACTCCATTACTCAAagaatttacataattttgtattttcaaaGTACACAATTTTTAAATGAGCGTACACAATTCTGCACCTTCAACGAACAATATTTTTAGAAGAGTGTACACTCCTTATATTCAACATACACAATATTTCAACGAATGTACAAAAATCTATAGATTCaacatacataatttttcaaagaatgtttaaaattatgcGCATTCAAGGAACACTAGTAAATAATTtacattataaatatatgagaAATTATAACTCTCTtgcaaaatatcaatttttttgtacCTTATcgaatttatatttttggttgtgGCTCAGAAACTTCAGTTCAATTAACTGTTGCAAAAGGATCTACATTTGCATTATACTATTCCACATGTTCAATAACAATAGTTATTACATGGATGACTTAATAAACAATATCAGCCTAGGAAGATTTTCAAGAGCCAATGTGAAAATTACACCAAgcacaaaaatcaaaatgaaagctaaaattatttttccaatgtacacaaaactgATTTCTGGTTTTGCAGCCCTCTCTACAGGATGTGAGCCATCAGTACCCTAcaaaaagtaaacaaataatAAGTGCGTTAGCTAAGAGTGTGGAACATTCCAATGCCAGTTGTAGGAAGCAATCTGGATGAAATATTCTCGTAATTAACAAACAATGCAAAGGACTGCCAAAATAAAGAACAGAGGCAGATGTGTAAACAGTTATCTTCCTCCTTTTTACATTTCTGTATGCTTGTGCACACGTGAATTCTAAGGGACAATCAGAAAACAGGAGATTTGTGTTCCAGTTagttatcttcttctttcttccccTCCTCTTTTTTACATATCTGTATGATCGTGCACACATGAATTCCAATGACGAAATAACAATAAGAAAACAGGAATTTTGTATAGTGAACAAAAATGACCTAGTCTttcacaatgaaataaaaaatgttgttttataCTAAATAAGTGACTGTTGAGTGTGAAAATAAACTTCCTAACAACTAAAATAGCCAATCTTGAACGCACACTTCATCATCTAatatcaacaaataaacatttttttgttttaattcatCAAGAAGAAAATGCATGATGTTAGCATTATATCTGCCAAAAGAAATAGAACATGTTTGTCTAGAACAAACCCTTGAATCCATAAAGGGCTTTTCTTGAATTCACAAGAAAAACTGTTGAATCCatcagaaaaagaagaaaaaatctatctgaaattttattataattaataatttccTTGCTCAGGGGCTAGAGTCACAAATTTATAATTCAAGTTCTAGCCCCTAGGGTGgttaagaaaccctaaaaaaccATAATTTGTGTTAGGCGCAAAATTAggctaaaaaaaaggaaagttgtaccaaaataaataaatagttacTGCCCTACCATATAAGCCATAAGGACTCAATATTGACTAAAATACTTTAAAACTCTCTAAATAAGGAAATAAACTCTTACATTTCTTGATAGCCAGAGAGTTATGGAGTATGACGTTTACACTTTTTAGGTTATCTTGAGTCATGCCCAAGGATGTAGTGGAGCTTCTAGCTAGCTGGCTAGGCAAGTTTAGTAAACATAGAAATGAGGTGATTTGGAACACGGTCCCTCATTGTCTATGTGGGGTATTTGAAGGGAGAGGAATGCTTGGACCTTTGAAGGAACCGAAAGGTTGATTCAAGAATTGAAGACGTCTTTCTTCCAGATTTTGTTTGGGTGGACAAACGCTTTGGGTGCtttcctttttaattctttgtctGATTTACTTGAAAAATGTAGCCTTTATAATTCTTAGTTCTGTCTTGTTCTCATGCCAACCTTAGTAGGTTTCTTGTGTGATTTGGccttttttattagttttctatCAATGAAGTTCTATTgcttatttaaaaaagaaaaggaaataaactcatattttagaaaatttcgaaattaccaaaaagataaaaaaaaataaaattaaagtgtattttcTATCCTACATccataagagcattcacattggtgatgctaaaatgctattttagcacCCAAAACTCTAAAAAACATGCTGCATTGGTGGCACTAAGGTTAAGAATTTTAGCACCCAACCACAGTAAATTGCCAAAAATGATAGCTTACTGTAGctataaagttataaaaaaaacaattttttttattctatttctctctctttctacttaaaatctttttttgtctctctttcttctctcttcagcttctctgtttctctctgtCTTCTcccttcttctcctctctcacCTACCTCCTCAGACTCAAACTCTCTCAGCAAAATGCAAGATTGGGATGGCTGAGATTGGCAGTTTTGTGGTGGCTATTGAGATCGGCAATGTCATTGGTGTTCTGGGTTGCTGGCTTGCGGTGGCTGTCGCTCCTCTTCCCTTTcttctatctttttatttttatttttttaaattcctttttCTATGGCCTAAACTCTCTgttgtttgtttggttattggttaatttgggtttgagtttggagatttgggtttgggtttgggagTTTGTGGTGGTTATTGGTTTGATTTTGGCTTGTGGGCacaatggtggtggtggttgggttgtggTCACAGTGGTGATTAGGTTGTTTTTTGCTGGGTTAATTTTGGGCCGGGGTTTGCAATGGTGGCAAGTGGGTTAgttttattattgataaaaaaaaaagtaattacgTCTAAAAAGTATCCAAAAAAGAAGGTGACTTAGTGCAGAAATATTTGGTCACATGTGTACTAGCTCTAATATGGGGCAAAAAGCAGGTTTTTCTggtggggaatttttttttttgataagtaataatgaTATATAATGAAGAACACTACCTTATGcaaaaaaaacataaggcagagagaaaatacaagaaagaacaaagaaaagaaagatactAGTGACACAGGAGAGAACTAAGAAAActagggagagaatcactagaggtgagtccccaagccctagaccagTCAAACAGAGAACCACTAAAGGAAACCAATAGTTGGTCATCCGAActatccaaatcctcaaaagtCCTCTTGTTTcgctccctccaaagacaccacattaagcataaaggagctaaattccaaatgctagacGAGTGTTTTCCaagccaattccaccaaccaaaaagagtacttgcaactgatcttggcaagacccaagagatcccaaaagatctaaacacCAAACTCCACAACCAATTAGCCTTACCACAGTGAAGTAAAAAATGATCCACCGTCTCCCCATTACACCGACACATGATGCACCAGTCAACAAAATCTATCCTTCTACCCCTCAAATTGTCACCTGTAAGGATCCTATCCCATACAACAGTCCACACAAAAAAGGAAACACGCCGAGGAACCTTAACCTTCCAAACgcctttccaaggaaaaataATGGGCACTGGACTTCTCAACTTATTGTAAAATGATCGGATATCAAAATCCCCATTCTTTGTCAACTTCCATCGCATACGATCTCTATTCACAGAGGGAGGAAGATTTGAGCCCAAGGTACGGAGAAAATCATCCACCCCACCCATTTCCCAATCATTAGGTCTCCGAATAAAATGAACATCCCAACTTCTCCGATCCTCTATCCCCAATCGTTCAAGAGAAGAGGCCACCGATGCCACTTTATTGGATGCAATCCCATACACACTCGGAAAAGTCAATTGAAGTGGAGAATCCCCACACCAATGATCTGTCCAAAGCTTAACTCTATCTCCCACCCCCACCTCAAAGCGAATATTTTTACTAAAGTCCTCCCAACCCATGCGAATACTTCTCCATAAGCCACATCCATGAACCCCTCTACCTAGCTTGGATGACCATCCCCCCCATTCCTCCCCAAACTTTAGAGCTACAACCCTTCTCCAAAGCCTTGTCTCCTTAGTCCCAAACCGCCATAGCCACTTCCCTAATAAGGCTTTATTAAAGGTAGTTAATTTCCTTACTCCTAACCCACAATTTTCCAAAGCTGCACACACCTTGTCCCAACCCACCAAATGAGTCTTGGATTTCCCCCACAAGAAATCCCTTTGCGGGTTCTCAATTTTATTGGCCACATGCGTAGGGATggtaaaaagagataaataatAAGTGGGAAGACTAGATAGAGTACTTTTAAGCAACGTTAGTCTTCCGCCTTTAGACAAATACATCTTCTTCCAACTGGCCAACTTACGCTCAAATTTCTCCAATATAGGATTCCAAATAGTGGGAGACTTATGGGACGCCCCCAAAGGCATACCAAGATAGATCATAGGCAAAGACCCAACCCGGCATCCCAAAATCTCTGCTAAGACAAAGACATTAGGGACCTCACCAATGGGAACCATCTCACTCTTCAACGCATTAACCTTCAAACCTGTCACTACctggaaacaaagaagaagcatCCGAACATGGAGAATCTGCTCCTCATCTGCATCGCAAAACAGAATCGTATCATCCGCAAAAAAAAGATGCGAGACCTCTACCCCTCCACCCTGTCTACCAGTAGCCCTAAACCCTTGAAGCAAACCAGCCCCTTCAACTCTTTTCATCATCTTACTGAAGACCTCCATCATAACCAGAAACAACATGGGAGATAGCGGGTCCCCTTGTCTCAAGCCCCTCgaactcccaaaaaaatcagCAGGAGACCCATTAAACAAGACAAAGAATTGTACTGTAGATATGCAAGTGTGGATCCACTTACACCACCTCACCCCAAAGCCCATTCTCTTCAACAAAACAAGGAGAGTCTCCCAGTTCACATGATTGTAGGCTTTCTCAATATCTAATTTACAAATAACCCCCGGAATCTTACTCTTCACCCTGCTATCAACACACTCATTAGCAATAAGGATTGAATCAAGTATCTGTCTACCACCTACAAAACTGTTCTGAGACTCAGATATCAGTTGATCCAAAACCTCTTTCAGGCGATTAGCCAACACCTTAGCCAGAATCTTGTAAACACTTCCCACcaaactaataggtctaaaaTCTCGAATATTGGAGGCACCATTCTTCTTAGGGATTAAGGCTATGAAAGTTGCATTAAGggatttttcaaacttactgTGTTGATAAAACTCATCAAACACAGCTAACACATCTCTTTTCACAACTCCCTAACAATGGTGATAGAAAGCCAAAGAGAAACCATTAGGACCTGGAGTTTTATCTCCTTCCAATTCCTTAACCACTCGAAGAACCTCCTCCTGTTCAAACCTTCGTTCGAGCCAGTCCCTatccaactcctctatctgATCAAACTTCAATCCTTCCACAAAAGGCCTCTACTCCTCTGTCtccttttacaagtttttataaaaCTGTATAGCTTGGTTTGCAATCTCAAATTCGTCCTCATAAATAACCCCATTCACCTCCAACATGCTAATATGATTATATCTTCTTCGAGAATTGGCCACCTTGTGGAAAAATTTGGTATTGTTATCTCCTTCCTTAATTCAAAGCATCCTCGATTTCTGTCTCCACGAGACTTCTTCCAATGAGATAAGGTTTTGAATTTGAGATCTCAACAAAATCCTCTCACCTAATTCCACTTCGGAAAGGCCAAACTCCCCTTCCTTAACATCCAATAGTTTCAAAGCCTCCAACAAGTCTTTTCTCTAACGCTCCACATTTCCAAACTCACTCCGGTTCCACTGAATTAGATCTTCCTTCAAGGAACAAATGGGAAAATGTATATATGGATAAAGAGGAGACAAAATATATTGAAAGTCAAATGAGAAGATGAAATTTGGTCAATGAATAAAGGTGTTAGATTTCTCTCAAAGGGGCAATTGGCTAGTCTCAGAACTTTATTCTTGCCTTCCTCAAAATTTGGTCAAGGAAATTTTAATCATTACATTTTTGACTCAGCAAGTAATTGTGACAAAGTTATTTGGCAGCCTTCTTCATTAGACGTGTTTACTACCAAATTAGCTAATGAAAGTTCTACTAATTCATCTCTCATTAAACCTAACAATCATAACTGGAACGAGTTTTGGAAAAATGACAACTCTtcctcaacaacaacaaccaagccttagtcccaaaatttgggATTAGGTATGGATCAGATTGGGTTGATCACATGAATTCTTTTTCTCCATTCTATCTGAAGTCCTACTCTCTGTTACTTCCCTAATTgacatgtttttttattttatttttttattacttctactaatgttTGTTTTGGCCTTAGCAGTCGTCAAAATTTCCTTGTGGCTTTTAAGAAAAGATCTCATCGGAATGGTAGACTATTAGCAGGGAAGAAACGATTTCATCAGAATACAACCCAAAAGGAAACAGCTCTTTCTGCAATTAAAGATGATGTTAGGGCAAGGAATGTTTGGCTCAGTATGGTGCCCAATATTTTACTTATTAGTTTCTTCCATGGTGACTTGGTTGATTGgaacttaaaatattttgaaacaaatGATGACTTAGCATGGTTTGCTTCATTTGCCCTCACTACTGCATTTGGAAATGGAGTAACCAATCAGTATTCAGCCCTCCTTTTGACGTCCCTCTTATGCATTAAGGGGAAGCTGATTATTGTGCTTGTGATTACAGCTAGGAAGCACGGGTACAGGTACGATGGTAacaaatcaatttttgaaaaattagccCCTACTAGCCCTTACCTAGGAAGCATGGGTATGGCTCTCCAAATGAAGTGTCCGTGCCCTCCCATTAGATTAGAAAAAAATCTAGGTGGTATATACTTGGTTTTTTCTTGAGGCTGGTTGGGTGAAGTTGAATGTTGATGGTTGTTCAAAGAGTAAACTGGAGTTAGCAGGAGCAAGATAATTAAGAGAGGAGAaagtgggggaaaaaaaggggggggggggtacaCTTTTCCTTCCATTTGGAACTTTCCAcaatcatatttttaaattttgggttaTACAGGTCTTGAAACTCATATTACACAGATTTCAGACTGAATCCTACTCTGAAACAGTAATTAAAATGGTGAAAATGGGGTTCGTGATCTGCATCCTAATTGGAATCTAGTCCAATCCTGCTGAAGTTTATGGAAGAAGAAGGTCAATTTGTTATGTAGCATACCGACAGAGAAGGAATTTTTGTGTTAACTAGCACACAAATCATAGCATGAACCTTATAATTTtgaactctcttcctcttcagcAGAtttaacctttttcttttctgctttgTGATACTTCAGGGGCAGCTAGACTCAGATGTTTTGTAGTTGGACTTAGAGCTACCCATTGAACGGATTAGGATCCAGTGCAATACCCCAAGTACCATTCCTCCCATtcctctcacaattttttttttttttactttttctaactttttataTTCAAGGGTTGATATTGAAAGTTGCTTTTAAACTCTCAATCTCAGCTACTAATAGCAATTGCACATGGTGCAATGCTGTAGTTATTATACCTAATCTCAAACCCCCATTGaacacccaccaaaaaaaaaaaaaaaatcatttcaaaatGTAGAGGGTTAACAAATATGTTAACAAAGGAGGAGAAAAGATCATACAGATGTGATGAAGTAGCATGCAACCAGAGGCAATAAAAGTTGTTTTTCTGGGAGATGACGTTATGCAGTTGTAATGGTTTTCTTTGCTTATAAGATAAATttaatacccccccccccccccccccaggtTTCTATGCGAGAACGTGCAAATCAAAGAGATGTCAAGAAAGCAAGGTTAAGGGCTAGGAAGCACGGACACAGGTATGATATGGTAACACAAgaaatttctgaaaaattataacCTAAAACGACCGGTACGGCCCTAAATGAAGTGTTCGTGCTTTCTAGGTTAAGGGGAGGGTCATTCTACTATCTTAATGTAAGATTACTATACTAATATGTCCATCAAATATACCATTTTACTATAACATGAATTCTGCAATACAATTGAGCAACAACAAACTAGTTTGCTAATATGAGAATTATTGCTATAACTGGGAGTAAATAACTGCATTCTTTTACCAATTAACACGATAGATAGTTTGGAGTAAGAACATcgtttcatgatgttcatgtaacaaaataattaagtgaacatcaaaaataaaaaagaggaaagtTTTGGAAGCCTTTTGGTGGGGCTTTTTCTTGTTCAAGAAAAGCAAAGAGAATGAGTTGCACTTCTGTGAGCAGAGAGGAATATAATGAagacattaaaatttttttggtggttttgaatttgaaaactcTTCATCCGCCCATAACAAAGCAtaacaaaaagaatcaaatatgATCATAGGTATGAAATTACTTTGCTGATAAGACAAATAATCTCAAGGGATTCTCTGATAAGACATTTGGTCAAAGATCTTCACAAACTAAAATAATCTCCTTCTTATGTGAAGGCacttcatattattttcttcttttgctatGGTCTAACAATGAATAAACCCAAACTTAAGCTGAAAGCCCCAAAAGGTATAAGAACACCCACACCAAAAGTTTCcgcctttttttcttttttatttttggaagcaTTCCGCAAAAAGCGACACATTGTAGGTTCTGATTCCGGAATCAGATtctccaaaataattttggagGTAAGCCTACCAATCACCTCTCTCACACCCTAGGAGATTTGTGCTATGGGTacaaatatttgtgtttttctgtTAAGTcaacttttttgtgtttttgaagcACTCTTCATCGTCTCTTTTGCGTTAGTACCATAGGAAAATATCTCAAAACCATATACTTATACTTTGCTAATACAACCCATCAAGAGAAAAGTTTTGGGtgttatttgtaaaaatatttggaCAATTATTCAATGCCCACTAATGAATAGGAAATATCAAATGCAAAAGAGGCGATACAAATCCATTCATCTCAACATCATCATAACAGTAGGCAAAAGAAGCACTCTTACCTTTACTGTAGAAATCCGGGTTGGCAGGAGCCGCTCCCCTTTTGGAACTGAAAAGGGTGtcagaaacccaaaaaagaaaataaaaaagaagaaatgacaaaaacccagaaaaggAAATTACCAGGGAAATCAAAATCGAGCTCGGTTCGAGTCTGCAACTGCCAACCATGACCGTATTGGACGAGAAGGGAATTGGGTCCAAAAGCAATGGGttcctctctttctttaaaGGCTTCTATATGCAGAGCAAGGGGTGGGggtgtggctgtggctgtggctgcACCCATTAATGTCCGATTTATTAGTGACAAAGCAAATCCAGCGTCTGTTCCAACCGCAAACCGCCTTGTCTTCCCCGAACTTCTGCATTTAACCTCTATGAACTGTTCGTTGTTTCATTCAATTTACAACAAATTTAATCCAAATTCTATCAGTTTCCCATTTTTTATACAAACCCAAAtcagaaaaaatgaaagagagagagagagaggattacAGTAGGAGGAGGATGTGGAGCAGGTTCTGCTGCTTCTTCCGCCATTGTAGACacagagaaaagagaagatCCGTGTCGAGTTGACGAGTACCGAccatttatagtttttttttttaattttatagaagtTGTACCCtaatttaatctatatatatatatatatatatatatatatatttatatttatatatatgtgcgtGAAAATCATGCTGGTCGAGCTTGCAGCTGCCTGATATGGCAATAATATGTTGTGAAAATCTTCCCGGTATGGCCCaacacttttttcatttttattttgtgctaaaaaaaatcaatcgttttttttttttttttttagtctaaaGAGTaaaactttccatatatattaatttaggGTTGTAAATTATTCAATTGCCAAAATATCTAAAAGTGTGATGAAATTTATATGTTAatgaatgaaataaatttatgtagtaactataatttattttttaaatgtgtatttGAAAGTAGTTTAGTGGGGCCtctacaataataaataaa
The DNA window shown above is from Quercus lobata isolate SW786 chromosome 7, ValleyOak3.0 Primary Assembly, whole genome shotgun sequence and carries:
- the LOC115953573 gene encoding uncharacterized protein LOC115953573, whose amino-acid sequence is MAEEAAEPAPHPPPTFIEVKCRSSGKTRRFAVGTDAGFALSLINRTLMGAATATATPPPLALHIEAFKEREEPIAFGPNSLLVQYGHGWQLQTRTELDFDFPVPKGERLLPTRISTVKGTDGSHPVERAAKPEISFVYIGKIILAFILIFVLGVIFTLALENLPRLILFIKSSM